Proteins encoded within one genomic window of Nitrospirota bacterium:
- a CDS encoding GIY-YIG nuclease family protein produces MAYYVYLLKSKSKGASYVGHTQNLDIRLAEHNSGKSKSTRYSRPWELVYSEEVQTRSEAVKREQYFKSQIGRLELKSRGLL; encoded by the coding sequence ATGGCCTATTATGTATACCTGCTAAAAAGTAAAAGCAAGGGCGCTTCATATGTTGGCCATACTCAGAATCTAGATATCAGACTTGCCGAGCATAATAGCGGTAAAAGCAAATCAACACGTTACAGCCGTCCATGGGAACTGGTTTATAGTGAAGAAGTTCAGACACGTTCTGAAGCAGTTAAACGGGAACAATACTTTAAATCTCAAATTGGCAGGCTTGAATTAAAGTCCAGAGGATTACTCTGA
- the atpG gene encoding ATP synthase F1 subunit gamma: MATLRDIKRRITAVKSTKQITKAMKMVAAAKLRRAQNRMIDMRPYADKMNSVIASMTGGEAAHPLLVKRPRKTVEILVLSSDRGLCGAYNTNIIKAAEKLIATRHDEKFNVSISIVGKKAADYYKRRDITIRNSWVGLSGKLTYTDAQKIGSDIVENYVNETIDEVYIIYNKFVTVMNQEVTVKKLMPVSAESEAGAEEPSTVFIYEPSQKEILNQLLPKNIEVQIYRALLESQASEEAARMTAMENATQNADEMIGSLTLQYNKARQATITKELMDIVGGVEALKD; the protein is encoded by the coding sequence ATGGCGACATTAAGAGATATAAAAAGAAGAATAACAGCGGTCAAGAGCACAAAGCAGATCACAAAGGCCATGAAGATGGTCGCCGCCGCCAAGCTGAGGCGGGCACAGAACAGGATGATCGACATGCGGCCGTATGCTGACAAGATGAATTCCGTCATCGCAAGCATGACCGGAGGCGAAGCTGCCCACCCCCTGCTTGTAAAGAGGCCGAGAAAGACCGTGGAGATACTGGTGCTTTCGAGCGACCGGGGCCTGTGCGGCGCTTATAATACCAATATCATCAAGGCTGCCGAAAAGTTAATAGCAACGCGGCACGATGAAAAATTCAATGTAAGCATAAGCATTGTCGGAAAGAAGGCGGCTGATTATTATAAAAGGCGCGATATTACGATCAGAAATTCATGGGTAGGATTATCAGGAAAACTCACTTACACCGATGCCCAGAAGATAGGAAGCGATATCGTTGAAAATTACGTCAATGAAACTATTGATGAGGTTTATATCATTTACAATAAATTCGTAACTGTAATGAATCAGGAGGTCACGGTAAAGAAACTTATGCCTGTGTCAGCGGAAAGTGAGGCCGGGGCAGAAGAACCGTCTACTGTATTCATTTATGAGCCTTCGCAGAAAGAGATACTCAACCAGTTACTGCCGAAAAATATTGAGGTGCAGATATACAGGGCGCTACTTGAATCACAGGCTTCAGAAGAGGCGGCAAGAATGACCGCCATGGAGAACGCCACACAGAACGCGGACGAAATGATAGGCAGCCTGACTCTTCAGTACAACAAGGCGAGGCAGGCTACCATCACCAAGGAGCTTATGGATATCGTCGGCGGCGTTGAGGCGCTGAAAGATTAA
- the atpF gene encoding F0F1 ATP synthase subunit B yields MTESKTTILKKLIFLMFIISSIFFLISPGLALASSEAAEHAGAEHHGIAWAELIWPIINFTFLVGILVFFTRKPFKEFFRSRTEKIESSIKTATEAKELAEKTLTEVRARLSDTRQETDLIIEAAKRTGEKEKASLIAEGEHIKQKIVEQAKASIEFELAKARQAIKSETALLALEAAENEIKKRLGSNEQEKLIDEYIKKIEVAG; encoded by the coding sequence ATGACTGAATCAAAAACAACTATCCTGAAGAAGCTGATCTTTTTAATGTTTATCATATCTTCTATCTTCTTTCTGATCTCTCCTGGCCTTGCTTTAGCAAGCAGCGAAGCAGCGGAACATGCCGGAGCCGAACATCACGGCATCGCATGGGCCGAACTGATATGGCCGATCATAAATTTCACATTCCTCGTGGGAATTCTCGTATTCTTTACACGCAAGCCTTTTAAGGAATTCTTCAGGAGCAGGACGGAAAAGATAGAGAGTTCCATTAAAACAGCTACCGAGGCAAAAGAGCTTGCCGAAAAGACGCTAACAGAAGTCCGCGCGAGGCTAAGCGATACCAGGCAGGAGACAGACCTTATAATCGAGGCGGCAAAAAGGACCGGAGAGAAAGAGAAGGCATCTCTTATCGCTGAAGGCGAACATATCAAGCAGAAGATAGTTGAACAGGCAAAGGCAAGCATTGAATTCGAACTTGCAAAGGCAAGGCAGGCGATCAAATCAGAGACTGCGCTTCTGGCGCTTGAAGCAGCTGAAAACGAGATCAAAAAACGGCTTGGCAGTAATGAGCAGGAAAAACTCATTGATGAATATATAAAGAAGATCGAGGTAGCAGGTTGA
- the atpH gene encoding ATP synthase F1 subunit delta produces the protein MNKSHIAKKFSKALINAVDISIIPDLLKELNLFSTLMDSDRKIRLFIVSQIFTPEEKKSVLKNITSHLKFSSQTEKFLNLLLAEGAISVIKEIIATSDSMYHEKVRKVTAEVSAPVALDEASIKRLKSALGSLTNKEVDIESSIDPSLIGGFIVKVGSTIYDSSIKGQLKLLKAELIR, from the coding sequence TTGAATAAATCACATATCGCAAAAAAATTCAGTAAGGCGCTTATAAATGCCGTTGATATTTCTATCATTCCTGATTTATTGAAAGAGCTGAATCTGTTCTCAACTCTTATGGATTCCGACAGGAAGATAAGGCTGTTCATCGTCAGCCAGATATTCACTCCTGAAGAAAAAAAGTCAGTCCTGAAAAATATTACATCCCATTTGAAATTTTCGTCACAAACGGAAAAATTCCTTAACCTGCTTTTGGCTGAAGGGGCAATCTCGGTCATAAAAGAGATCATCGCAACATCTGACAGCATGTACCATGAAAAGGTCAGGAAGGTCACCGCAGAGGTATCTGCCCCTGTGGCGCTTGATGAAGCCAGCATAAAAAGGCTTAAATCCGCTCTCGGGTCTCTTACCAATAAAGAAGTTGATATAGAAAGCAGCATTGACCCTTCACTTATAGGCGGATTCATAGTTAAGGTCGGCAGCACCATATATGACAGCAGCATCAAGGGGCAGCTTAAACTTTTAAAGGCTGAGTTAATAAGATAA
- the tolQ gene encoding protein TolQ → MNGDTVLNLILQAGPVVKLVLLILLFFSVYSWAIIIYKHRFFAKVEKESGVFYRNFTQSKDWDSLNQNTRSLSLSPAANLFKAAHSAGDRKKEDIKRILKRVEATEAARLEKYLTFLATTGSTTPFIGLFGTVWGIMNSFRGIGKLGSASLAVVAPGIAEALIATAAGLVAAIPAVIAYNYYLSRAQRNIIMMEDFSQELIDHFSRNDGQAQTGSVRD, encoded by the coding sequence ATGAATGGAGATACAGTACTTAACCTTATATTACAGGCAGGCCCGGTAGTAAAACTCGTCCTTCTTATACTCCTCTTCTTCTCGGTCTATTCCTGGGCTATCATTATTTACAAGCACAGGTTTTTTGCTAAAGTGGAAAAGGAGTCAGGCGTATTCTACCGCAACTTCACCCAGAGCAAAGACTGGGATTCTCTTAATCAAAACACAAGAAGCCTTTCACTGAGCCCGGCGGCAAACCTTTTCAAGGCCGCCCATTCCGCCGGGGACAGGAAGAAAGAGGATATAAAGAGGATACTCAAGAGGGTTGAGGCTACGGAAGCTGCCAGGCTTGAGAAGTATCTGACCTTTCTCGCCACAACCGGCTCCACAACACCTTTCATAGGGCTGTTCGGAACCGTTTGGGGGATAATGAACTCTTTCAGAGGCATAGGCAAACTTGGTTCAGCATCGCTTGCGGTCGTTGCGCCAGGAATAGCAGAGGCCCTCATCGCCACGGCGGCAGGACTTGTGGCTGCCATACCCGCTGTTATCGCATACAATTACTACCTTAGCAGGGCACAAAGAAATATAATAATGATGGAAGACTTTTCCCAGGAACTGATAGACCACTTTTCGAGGAATGATGGCCAGGCGCAGACAGGCTCTGTCAGAGATTAA
- a CDS encoding F0F1 ATP synthase subunit alpha produces the protein MDITELKAGEISELIKKQITDFEKRVDVSEVGTVVKVGDGIAKIYGLDNCMSSELLEFPNNIFGMALNLETDSVGAVLFGEDTLIKEGDLVKRTGKIMSVPVGEALLGRAVNAIGQPIDGKGPINTTLSRIVDVVAPGIIDRQPVREPMQTGLKAVDAMIPVGRGQRELIIGDRQTGKTAVGIDAIINQKGTGVLCIYVAVGQKRSNVVRVAKKLEEEGALEHTIIVSATASEASPLQYIAPYTGCAMGEYFRDNGKHALIVYDDLSKQATAYRQLSLLLRRPPGREAFPGDVFYLHSRLLERSAKLSDALGGGSLTALPIIETQAGDVSGYIPTNVISITDGQIYLEPELFYAGVRPAVNVGLSVSRVGGAAQTKAMKQVAGTLRLDLAQFREMAAFAQFGSDLDAATLAQIERGKRMVELLKQDQYVPMSMGDQVIVLFAGTQGFLDDVPVEAIKKFEKEFLAYIRGTKDELRAELADKKAIDDTLKEKLKAAIAEFKKGFSA, from the coding sequence ATGGATATCACAGAACTCAAAGCTGGTGAGATAAGTGAACTGATAAAAAAACAGATAACCGATTTTGAGAAGCGTGTTGACGTGAGCGAAGTCGGCACGGTCGTAAAGGTCGGCGACGGTATCGCAAAGATCTACGGGCTTGACAATTGCATGTCCTCAGAGCTTCTTGAGTTCCCGAACAACATCTTCGGAATGGCGCTCAACCTTGAGACAGACTCTGTCGGCGCGGTTCTCTTTGGTGAAGATACCCTTATCAAGGAAGGCGACCTGGTCAAGCGTACAGGAAAGATCATGTCAGTTCCTGTCGGAGAAGCCCTGCTTGGAAGGGCGGTCAATGCTATCGGGCAGCCGATAGACGGCAAAGGCCCGATCAACACAACCCTGAGCAGGATAGTTGACGTTGTCGCTCCCGGCATCATCGACAGGCAGCCTGTGCGTGAACCTATGCAGACCGGACTGAAGGCAGTTGACGCGATGATCCCGGTTGGAAGGGGACAGAGAGAGCTCATCATCGGCGACCGCCAGACCGGAAAAACAGCGGTCGGAATAGACGCTATCATCAACCAGAAAGGCACCGGCGTGCTTTGTATATATGTCGCAGTCGGACAGAAACGTTCAAACGTCGTCCGTGTGGCCAAGAAGCTTGAGGAAGAAGGCGCGTTGGAGCATACGATCATTGTTTCTGCTACAGCAAGCGAGGCTTCACCGCTTCAATACATCGCCCCATACACAGGCTGCGCCATGGGCGAGTATTTCAGAGATAACGGCAAACACGCCTTAATCGTATATGATGACCTCAGTAAACAGGCAACCGCTTACAGGCAGCTCTCACTGCTCCTGAGGCGCCCGCCCGGACGTGAGGCATTCCCCGGAGACGTATTCTATCTCCATTCAAGACTGCTTGAGAGGTCTGCAAAGCTCTCTGACGCTCTCGGCGGCGGCTCTCTTACCGCGCTTCCTATAATCGAGACGCAGGCTGGTGACGTTTCAGGTTACATCCCGACAAACGTCATATCGATCACAGACGGCCAGATATACCTTGAGCCTGAGCTCTTCTATGCAGGCGTAAGGCCGGCAGTTAACGTCGGGCTCTCGGTCAGCCGTGTTGGAGGCGCCGCACAGACAAAGGCAATGAAACAGGTCGCAGGCACACTGAGGCTTGACCTTGCGCAGTTCAGGGAGATGGCGGCATTCGCTCAGTTCGGCTCTGACCTTGACGCGGCGACACTCGCACAGATCGAGCGAGGCAAGAGAATGGTCGAGCTGCTTAAACAGGATCAGTATGTGCCTATGTCAATGGGAGACCAGGTTATCGTTCTCTTCGCAGGCACACAGGGCTTTCTTGATGATGTACCCGTAGAAGCGATAAAAAAGTTCGAGAAAGAGTTCCTTGCTTACATACGCGGAACCAAAGATGAACTCAGGGCCGAGCTCGCTGATAAAAAAGCGATTGACGACACGCTCAAAGAGAAACTGAAAGCCGCGATCGCAGAATTCAAGAAAGGATTTTCAGCATAG
- a CDS encoding heavy-metal-associated domain-containing protein, with the protein MAEINLKIEGMSCGHCVMAVKKALDNLAGVTSSEVAIGSAKVAYDGTKTDREKIEDAVRKAGYQIV; encoded by the coding sequence ATGGCTGAAATAAATTTAAAAATAGAGGGCATGAGCTGCGGGCACTGTGTAATGGCGGTAAAGAAGGCTCTTGATAATCTCGCCGGCGTGACTTCATCAGAAGTAGCGATCGGCTCTGCAAAGGTCGCATACGACGGGACGAAGACAGACAGAGAAAAGATTGAGGATGCGGTCAGAAAGGCAGGATATCAGATAGTTTAA
- the tolR gene encoding protein TolR: protein MMARRRQALSEINITPFVDVMLVLLVIFMVTAPLLQQGIDVNLPQAKGQELTPAERIVITVKNDGKIYLDKSSVTINTIRSKFEGKADKDVFLKADKDVPYGVIVNVMGELREAGIERLGMITESEVTIR, encoded by the coding sequence ATGATGGCCAGGCGCAGACAGGCTCTGTCAGAGATTAATATAACCCCGTTCGTGGATGTAATGCTCGTCCTTCTGGTGATATTTATGGTCACCGCCCCTCTGCTTCAGCAGGGGATAGATGTCAACCTCCCACAGGCAAAAGGACAGGAGCTTACCCCTGCTGAAAGGATAGTCATTACAGTAAAGAATGACGGCAAGATATATCTGGACAAATCTTCTGTGACCATTAACACCATTAGATCAAAGTTCGAGGGCAAGGCTGATAAAGATGTCTTTCTCAAGGCTGACAAGGATGTGCCGTACGGCGTCATAGTAAATGTCATGGGTGAGCTTAGAGAAGCAGGCATAGAGAGGCTGGGCATGATCACGGAATCTGAAGTAACGATTCGATGA
- the atpD gene encoding F0F1 ATP synthase subunit beta encodes MNEGKVAQVIGAVVDVEFEDKMPAILSALKVEQAGDSAKGIPDINLTLEVASHLGDNMVRTIAMTTTDGLVRGMKAVDTGMPITVPVGEKTLGRIMNVIGEPVDQKGPIDSKTRLPIHREAPEFTHQDTSTQVFETGVKVFDLLVPFVKGGKMGMFGGAGVGKTVVIMEMIHNIAMVHGGVSVFAGVGERTREGNDLYLEMKESGVLSKTALVYGQMNEPPGARARVALSALTCAEYFRDEGQDVLIFLDNIFRYTLAGAELSALLGRMPSAVGYQPTLGTDMGVLQERITSTNKGAITSMQAIYVPADDLTDPAVATAFTHLDGTVVLSRQISELGIYPAVDPLDSTSRILDPLILGEEHYAVARKVQIILQRYKELQDIIAILGMEELSEDDKLTVSRARKLQRFLSQPFHVAETFTGTPGKYVKLADSIKGFKAIAEGKYDTAPEQAFYMVGAIEEAEAKARGLGWNG; translated from the coding sequence ATGAATGAAGGTAAAGTTGCACAGGTCATCGGCGCTGTTGTTGATGTCGAATTTGAAGATAAAATGCCTGCGATATTGAGCGCTCTGAAAGTGGAGCAGGCCGGAGACTCTGCAAAAGGGATTCCGGATATAAACCTGACGCTTGAGGTGGCGAGCCATCTCGGCGACAACATGGTAAGAACCATCGCCATGACAACTACTGACGGCCTTGTCAGGGGCATGAAGGCTGTTGACACAGGGATGCCGATAACTGTCCCGGTCGGCGAGAAGACCCTCGGAAGGATAATGAACGTCATAGGCGAGCCTGTCGACCAGAAAGGCCCTATTGATTCGAAGACCAGGCTTCCTATACACAGAGAAGCCCCTGAATTCACACATCAGGACACCTCAACACAGGTCTTTGAGACCGGCGTTAAGGTCTTTGACCTGCTCGTCCCGTTCGTCAAAGGCGGCAAGATGGGCATGTTCGGCGGCGCAGGCGTAGGCAAGACCGTTGTTATCATGGAGATGATCCATAACATAGCAATGGTTCACGGCGGCGTTTCAGTCTTTGCAGGCGTCGGAGAGAGAACAAGAGAGGGTAATGACCTTTATCTTGAAATGAAAGAGTCCGGGGTTCTCAGCAAGACCGCCCTGGTCTACGGCCAGATGAATGAGCCGCCCGGAGCAAGGGCAAGGGTTGCGCTTTCAGCGCTTACCTGCGCTGAGTACTTCAGAGACGAGGGGCAGGACGTTCTTATCTTCCTTGATAACATCTTCAGATATACACTTGCGGGCGCGGAACTCTCAGCGCTTCTTGGAAGAATGCCTTCAGCCGTCGGATACCAGCCCACACTTGGAACAGATATGGGTGTGCTTCAGGAAAGGATAACATCAACAAACAAAGGCGCCATCACATCGATGCAGGCGATATATGTTCCTGCTGACGACCTTACAGACCCTGCCGTTGCTACGGCATTTACTCATCTTGACGGAACGGTCGTTCTCTCAAGGCAGATATCAGAGCTCGGCATCTACCCTGCCGTTGACCCGCTTGATTCAACATCACGTATCCTTGACCCGCTCATCCTTGGTGAAGAGCACTACGCTGTTGCAAGAAAGGTGCAGATCATTCTGCAGAGGTACAAGGAACTTCAGGACATCATCGCAATCCTTGGAATGGAAGAGCTTTCAGAAGACGATAAGCTGACGGTCAGCAGGGCAAGAAAGCTTCAGAGGTTCCTGAGCCAGCCGTTCCACGTTGCTGAAACATTTACAGGCACCCCGGGCAAATACGTAAAGCTTGCTGACAGCATCAAAGGGTTCAAAGCGATAGCAGAAGGAAAATATGACACCGCCCCTGAGCAGGCCTTCTACATGGTGGGAGCCATTGAAGAGGCTGAGGCAAAGGCAAGGGGCCTCGGCTGGAACGGATAA
- a CDS encoding TonB C-terminal domain-containing protein produces the protein MLHLIFIAVTVIPLVHKKKEIKNYYVSLVNPAVIRKVEVPDATRKVTVAEKKVVEKEKKIIPEKKLKEEIKKVEMTTDPTPTLRERIDKKTKEKQEEEDKKRKLRDLAADIKGRVKKTAEVASGSSNPYAGLGDVDARLLYESNVKDYIQSFWKIPKSIDVEGLEAVFDIRVDNAGKIIAFKITKTSNNWVYDRSTQKAMLDASEETKKNPFPEPPSDMREEVIEEGIVFTFKVEE, from the coding sequence GTGCTTCATCTTATATTTATAGCTGTAACAGTTATTCCGCTTGTTCACAAAAAGAAGGAGATAAAGAATTACTATGTCAGCCTTGTGAATCCGGCAGTGATCCGCAAAGTTGAGGTTCCTGATGCAACCCGAAAAGTTACTGTTGCGGAAAAGAAAGTTGTTGAGAAAGAGAAAAAGATAATCCCGGAGAAGAAGTTAAAGGAAGAAATAAAAAAAGTAGAGATGACAACGGATCCCACTCCTACATTACGTGAGCGTATTGATAAGAAGACCAAGGAGAAACAAGAGGAAGAAGATAAAAAACGGAAGCTTAGAGATTTAGCAGCAGATATAAAAGGCCGTGTTAAGAAAACGGCTGAAGTTGCTTCAGGGTCATCAAATCCTTACGCAGGTTTGGGAGATGTGGATGCCCGGCTGTTATATGAAAGTAATGTAAAAGACTATATTCAAAGTTTTTGGAAGATACCAAAAAGTATTGATGTCGAAGGTCTTGAGGCGGTTTTTGATATAAGAGTAGATAATGCTGGGAAGATAATTGCATTCAAGATTACTAAGACTTCCAATAACTGGGTATATGACCGTTCTACACAAAAGGCTATGTTGGATGCAAGTGAAGAAACGAAAAAAAATCCTTTCCCTGAACCGCCGTCAGATATGAGGGAAGAGGTGATTGAGGAAGGCATAGTATTTACTTTTAA
- a CDS encoding F0F1 ATP synthase subunit epsilon has product MADKKLTLDIVTPYGHVFTGEVDEVIAAGSEGEFGILPDHIPFLTTLKIGMLTYKNGSETGYFFVNWGYAEVGLDKVTILADSAEKAEDIDIERAKRSKQLAEEKLKHDQRVEDAHADAAIERALARIQVAEKRHTK; this is encoded by the coding sequence ATGGCAGATAAAAAACTTACATTGGATATTGTCACGCCTTACGGCCATGTCTTTACCGGCGAAGTGGATGAGGTCATAGCAGCAGGAAGCGAAGGCGAGTTCGGCATCCTGCCTGACCATATACCTTTCCTCACAACTCTTAAGATCGGCATGCTGACATATAAGAACGGCTCTGAAACAGGATACTTCTTTGTTAACTGGGGATATGCCGAGGTGGGGCTGGACAAGGTCACCATACTTGCAGACAGCGCTGAAAAGGCTGAAGATATTGATATCGAAAGAGCCAAAAGATCCAAACAGCTCGCTGAAGAAAAGCTTAAACATGACCAGAGAGTTGAGGATGCTCACGCGGATGCGGCAATTGAACGCGCATTAGCAAGAATACAGGTAGCAGAAAAACGTCATACAAAATAA
- a CDS encoding HAD-IA family hydrolase, which yields MLKLLIFDLDGTLADTSLDLTSAINYAVEPFGTGPYSVEETKMMVGSGITKLLHSLIPEKALSKYDPKADPFEEVSTRFLSYYSAHLLDDTTAYPNVKETLSKLKSYKKVVLTNKREGFSKEILKGIGLLDLFDTVLGSDSVAEKKPSPVPILNIIEHYGVSKDETIIIGDSNFDISAGKAAGIRTIAVTYGFRPVEMLKDADFIIDNFADILPILQKI from the coding sequence ATGTTGAAACTCCTGATCTTCGACCTCGACGGCACACTTGCAGACACCAGTCTCGATTTAACTTCCGCTATTAATTATGCTGTTGAGCCTTTCGGAACCGGGCCGTATTCCGTTGAAGAGACCAAGATGATGGTCGGCTCAGGCATAACAAAACTCCTGCACTCATTAATACCTGAGAAAGCCCTTTCCAAATACGACCCAAAGGCTGATCCGTTCGAAGAGGTCAGTACGAGGTTCCTCAGTTACTACTCAGCGCATCTCCTTGATGATACGACAGCGTATCCGAATGTAAAAGAGACGCTCTCGAAACTCAAGTCATACAAGAAGGTTGTGCTGACAAACAAGAGAGAAGGTTTTTCTAAAGAGATACTCAAAGGGATCGGCCTGCTCGATCTCTTTGATACTGTGCTTGGAAGCGACAGCGTGGCTGAGAAGAAGCCCTCGCCTGTCCCGATATTGAATATCATTGAGCATTACGGCGTATCAAAAGATGAAACCATCATCATCGGCGACAGCAATTTTGATATAAGCGCAGGCAAGGCTGCCGGGATACGGACTATTGCAGTCACCTATGGTTTCCGCCCTGTTGAGATGCTGAAAGACGCTGACTTTATTATTGATAATTTCGCGGATATCCTGCCTATTCTGCAGAAGATATAA
- a CDS encoding tRNA1(Val) (adenine(37)-N6)-methyltransferase has product MKPKSGETLDSIKDVKILQSEKGYRFSIDAVILEDFISAKKHDHGIELGAGSGVISILLAKRFSSIKLTGVEIQKTLAVRAEKNVKLNSLEDRVTILRSDINKLKNIFPANKADLVFSNPPFRKTETGLISNDEERAAARHEIKMTLSGLIETASYLLKDRGRLYMIYHPFRLIELISQMQRSNIEPKRMKFVHSRQGEEAKMVLIEAVKGSGKWLKVLPPLYIHNGGNEYTGEIKKMLGK; this is encoded by the coding sequence ATGAAACCAAAATCCGGCGAGACTTTAGACAGCATCAAGGACGTCAAGATACTCCAGTCTGAAAAAGGCTACCGCTTCAGCATAGACGCAGTCATACTCGAAGACTTCATATCAGCAAAAAAGCATGACCATGGCATTGAACTCGGAGCCGGTTCCGGTGTGATCTCCATATTGCTTGCCAAAAGGTTCAGCAGCATTAAATTGACGGGTGTCGAGATACAGAAGACGCTTGCCGTACGTGCTGAGAAAAATGTGAAGCTGAACAGCCTTGAAGACAGGGTAACCATACTTAGATCAGACATTAACAAATTGAAAAATATATTCCCTGCAAATAAAGCTGACCTTGTATTTTCAAACCCGCCGTTCAGAAAGACAGAGACCGGGCTGATCAGCAATGATGAGGAAAGAGCAGCTGCAAGGCATGAGATAAAGATGACGCTCTCCGGCCTTATAGAGACCGCCTCATACCTTCTTAAGGACAGGGGAAGGCTGTACATGATCTATCATCCCTTCAGGCTGATCGAGCTCATAAGCCAGATGCAGAGATCCAACATTGAGCCTAAGAGGATGAAGTTCGTCCATTCCCGGCAGGGTGAAGAGGCAAAGATGGTGCTGATAGAGGCTGTCAAAGGCTCAGGCAAATGGCTTAAAGTTCTCCCTCCTCTTTACATACATAATGGAGGCAATGAGTACACTGGAGAGATAAAAAAGATGCTTGGGAAATGA
- the atpF gene encoding F0F1 ATP synthase subunit B — MLDINRFFFWHLANFLILIWLLNIILFKPLFRIFDERSKLIDGSLESAKELAKEKDDLLAQVDAKLAKAKEEAKAISEAFRKEGSDVHKQAMEAAQKDAEEMSKKAKAELAASVQKAKDGLKNEIEAFSGKIVAKMLGV, encoded by the coding sequence ATGTTAGATATTAACAGATTTTTCTTTTGGCATCTTGCTAATTTTTTAATCCTGATATGGCTCTTGAATATCATCCTCTTCAAGCCCCTCTTCCGCATATTCGATGAAAGGTCCAAACTGATAGACGGTTCACTTGAGAGCGCCAAAGAGCTTGCTAAAGAAAAAGATGATCTTCTGGCCCAGGTCGACGCAAAACTCGCCAAGGCAAAAGAAGAGGCTAAAGCAATAAGTGAAGCATTCAGAAAAGAAGGTTCAGATGTTCATAAGCAAGCCATGGAAGCTGCTCAGAAGGATGCCGAAGAGATGAGTAAAAAGGCAAAAGCAGAGCTTGCTGCATCAGTGCAGAAAGCAAAGGACGGCCTCAAAAATGAGATCGAAGCATTTTCCGGCAAGATAGTCGCGAAGATGCTGGGGGTATAA